The following are encoded in a window of Nakamurella sp. A5-74 genomic DNA:
- the pulA gene encoding pullulanase-type alpha-1,6-glucosidase — MSRLIVHSRRRTSLRRHLTVVLAVVLGGSALLVGPAAAAPRAAVAAPPTAALPAAAAAAAVPVTLAGSLQSEAGCPGDWDPACSATDLVAGDGVHTRTLELPKGAYEFKVVLDHGWTVNYGAGGIPDGANIPLVLTATARVTFSFEDASHVTTIRSAAVPGPGITKDDRALAGNSLRAGLTKERFYFVMTDRFANGDQSNDAGGITAPPGTEARLATGLDPTDKGFYHGGDLTGLTGKLDYIKGMGTTSIWLTPSFKNRPVQGQGVNVSAGYHGYWITDFTQIDPHLGSNADLKKLIDAAHGKGMKVFFDIITNHTADVIDYQQKKYTYIPKSDVPYRDAAGTVFDDHDYATGDTFPVLDKSSFPYTPVFNSAADATVKVPAWLNDPLKYHNRGDAAFDGSEGDRYGDFSGLDDLFTEQLAVRDGMTDIYSFWAKFGIDGFRIDTVKHVNLEFWQKFAPAMEKAAASVGKKNFFQFGEVYDADPANTSVYTTAGKLPATLDFGFQARATGFGLGQPTKDLAALYGNDDYYTDTDSNAYELPTFLGNHDMGRIGYFLQSGGHSGTDLFKRDLLTQQLMFLTRGQPVTYYGDEQGFTGDGGDKDARQDMFGSKVASYNDDTLIGTTATTATPRFDTQQPVYKAIADLSKLRQQYPALADGAQIPRYSSAAAGVFAFSRIDAKEQVEYVVAANNATEPKTVSFDTLSAGMRFSAIYGGARPVTSARDGHVSVTVPALSTVVWKAGSKLARAKAAPRAVFVTPGAVGSESAVGGRAPIQVAVPAGGFNQVSFAWRPAGSKTWQPLGTDDNAPYRVFQDVSALAPGSLVEYRAVVKDHSGNLSATSTSAVVGAPAPPSSGGGAAQNDPPASQPSSVTIAGDLQSEAGCSADWQPDCATTHLTLDANSGIWTGTFTLPAGQYNYKASIDDSWTENYGANAKRDGGNVPVTVPASGTVTFYYDPSTHWVTSSAEGPIVTAPGTAQSELGCPADFSPDCLRPWLQDPDGDGVYTFSTARIPAGSYETKVAHGLSWDENYGAGGEAGGANITYTVSAGSVVTFSYVLATHVLTVSSASSTDADLGQSKAQALDTSVVAWNLPATADQYHYRLHFAPTGGLGLDTTAVTGGDSIALTRDAAGIGKRLTAQHPELTAYDALRLPTWASRDRRLLEQITSGQVVVAAYDDAGKLVDATGVQLPWLLDALYPSAKQALLGPTWRLDRPVLALWAPTAQSVEVLLTPQGSTRQSTVSMRRNNSGVWSVKGSPSWRDARYLFAVTVYVPETGKVERNVVTDPYSVALTTNSASSVLADLAAPALKPAGWTRLVKPQLAQPSDTSVYELQVRDFSMSDSTVPAADRGTFAAFTHSGSAGMQHLAALSRAGLNTLHLLPVFDFATVEEDRSQQATPACDLPALTAADPAGEDQQACTAAVAETDGFNWGYDPWHYTVPEGSYSTNPNGSARTLQMRQMVSAVNRIGMRVVMDVVYNHTSASGQDPKSVLDKVVPGYYHRLSATGALETSTCCANTATEHMMMNKLTVDSLVTWAVQYKVDGFRFDLMGHMPKQTILDVRHALDRLTLVRHGVDGKKIYLYGEGWNFGEVADDARFVQATQKNMAGTGVGTFNDRLRDAVRGGGPFDEDPGKQGFGTGLLTDPNSSGVNGTEAEQRATLLADQDRIKVGLVGNLADYRLVDAAGNSLQGKDIDYNGSPTGYTAEPSETINYVDAHDNETLFDTLAYKLPTDTPMVDRVRMNTVSLATVTLGQGPMFWHAGADLLRSKSLDRDSYNSGDWFNRIDWTGKHSTFGSGLPPKQANEAKWAFMKPLLADPALVPAPSDIAAGTARAQDLLRLRYSSPLFRLPNAATIEQKVSFLTSGPDQAAGVIAMQLDDRVGKDVDPRLERIVIVFNATPGSQTVPVTGAGALRLSPVQAGGTDPVVRTSTVSGSAVTVPGRTVAVFVQS; from the coding sequence GTGTCCCGTCTCATCGTTCACTCGCGCAGGCGCACTTCGCTCCGACGGCACCTCACTGTCGTCCTCGCGGTGGTGCTCGGCGGATCCGCACTCCTGGTCGGGCCTGCAGCTGCAGCGCCCCGTGCGGCCGTCGCGGCGCCACCCACTGCGGCGCTCCCCGCAGCCGCGGCCGCAGCCGCGGTTCCGGTGACGCTCGCCGGGTCACTGCAGTCGGAGGCCGGCTGCCCCGGTGATTGGGATCCCGCCTGTTCGGCCACCGATCTGGTGGCCGGAGACGGCGTCCACACCAGGACGCTCGAGCTGCCGAAGGGTGCGTACGAGTTCAAGGTCGTCCTCGACCACGGCTGGACCGTCAACTACGGCGCCGGTGGCATTCCGGACGGCGCCAACATCCCGCTGGTGCTCACCGCGACCGCTCGGGTGACCTTCAGCTTCGAGGACGCCAGCCACGTCACGACGATCCGATCGGCGGCCGTGCCCGGGCCGGGCATCACCAAGGACGATCGCGCGCTGGCCGGCAACAGTCTCCGCGCAGGGTTGACGAAGGAGCGGTTCTACTTCGTCATGACGGACCGGTTCGCCAATGGCGACCAGAGCAATGACGCCGGCGGAATCACCGCGCCGCCGGGCACCGAGGCGCGGCTCGCGACCGGGCTCGATCCGACGGACAAGGGCTTCTACCACGGCGGTGACCTGACGGGCCTGACCGGAAAGCTCGACTACATCAAGGGAATGGGCACCACCTCGATCTGGTTGACGCCCAGCTTCAAGAACCGGCCGGTGCAGGGTCAGGGAGTGAATGTCAGTGCCGGGTACCACGGCTACTGGATCACCGACTTCACCCAGATCGACCCGCACCTCGGCAGCAACGCCGATCTGAAGAAGCTGATCGACGCGGCGCACGGCAAGGGCATGAAGGTCTTCTTCGACATCATCACCAACCACACCGCTGACGTCATCGACTACCAGCAGAAGAAGTACACCTACATCCCGAAGTCCGACGTCCCCTACCGGGATGCGGCGGGGACGGTGTTCGACGACCACGACTACGCGACCGGGGACACCTTTCCCGTGCTCGACAAGAGCTCGTTCCCGTACACGCCCGTGTTCAACTCGGCGGCCGATGCAACGGTCAAGGTTCCTGCCTGGCTGAACGATCCGCTCAAGTACCACAACCGTGGCGACGCGGCGTTCGACGGCAGCGAGGGTGATCGGTACGGCGACTTCTCCGGACTCGACGACCTGTTCACCGAACAGCTCGCGGTGCGCGACGGCATGACCGACATCTACTCGTTCTGGGCGAAATTCGGGATCGACGGATTCCGTATCGACACCGTCAAACACGTGAACCTGGAGTTCTGGCAGAAGTTCGCGCCGGCGATGGAGAAGGCGGCCGCGAGCGTCGGGAAGAAGAACTTCTTCCAGTTCGGCGAGGTCTACGACGCCGACCCGGCCAACACCAGCGTCTACACCACCGCAGGCAAGCTCCCGGCGACGCTGGACTTCGGATTCCAAGCAAGGGCAACAGGTTTCGGACTCGGTCAGCCGACCAAGGACCTCGCTGCGCTCTATGGGAACGACGACTACTACACCGACACCGACTCCAACGCCTACGAGCTGCCGACCTTCCTGGGCAACCACGACATGGGCCGGATCGGATACTTCCTGCAGTCGGGCGGGCACAGCGGCACCGATCTGTTCAAGCGGGATCTGCTCACCCAGCAGCTGATGTTCCTGACCCGCGGTCAGCCCGTCACCTACTACGGCGACGAGCAGGGCTTCACCGGCGACGGCGGTGACAAGGACGCCCGGCAGGACATGTTCGGCAGCAAGGTGGCCAGCTACAACGACGACACCCTGATCGGTACCACGGCGACCACGGCGACGCCGCGGTTCGACACACAGCAGCCGGTGTACAAGGCCATCGCGGACCTCTCGAAGCTGCGTCAGCAGTACCCGGCGCTGGCGGACGGCGCCCAGATCCCGCGTTATTCCTCCGCCGCCGCAGGAGTGTTCGCCTTCAGCCGCATCGATGCGAAGGAGCAGGTCGAGTACGTCGTCGCCGCCAACAACGCGACCGAGCCGAAAACCGTCAGCTTCGACACCCTCAGCGCGGGCATGCGGTTCTCTGCGATCTACGGCGGCGCCCGACCGGTGACCTCGGCCCGGGACGGCCACGTGAGCGTCACGGTGCCGGCGCTCTCGACGGTCGTCTGGAAGGCCGGCTCGAAGCTGGCACGCGCGAAGGCCGCCCCGCGAGCGGTGTTCGTCACCCCGGGTGCGGTCGGGTCGGAGAGCGCCGTCGGGGGTCGGGCGCCGATCCAGGTTGCCGTTCCCGCAGGCGGTTTCAACCAGGTGAGCTTCGCCTGGCGGCCGGCCGGGTCGAAGACGTGGCAGCCGCTCGGTACCGACGACAACGCGCCCTACCGGGTGTTCCAGGACGTCTCCGCACTCGCGCCGGGCAGCCTGGTGGAATACCGGGCCGTCGTGAAGGACCACTCCGGCAACCTGTCAGCGACCTCGACCAGTGCGGTGGTCGGTGCACCGGCGCCACCGTCGTCCGGTGGCGGGGCTGCCCAGAACGACCCACCGGCGAGCCAGCCGTCGTCGGTGACGATCGCCGGCGATCTGCAGTCCGAGGCGGGGTGCAGTGCCGACTGGCAACCCGACTGCGCGACAACGCATCTGACGCTCGATGCGAACTCGGGGATCTGGACCGGAACCTTCACGCTGCCGGCCGGTCAGTACAACTACAAGGCCTCGATCGACGACTCGTGGACGGAGAACTACGGCGCGAATGCCAAGCGTGACGGCGGCAACGTCCCGGTCACCGTGCCGGCGAGCGGGACGGTCACCTTCTACTACGACCCCTCGACGCACTGGGTGACCAGCAGCGCGGAGGGCCCGATCGTGACGGCCCCCGGCACAGCGCAGTCGGAGCTGGGCTGCCCGGCTGACTTCTCGCCCGACTGCCTGCGCCCATGGCTGCAGGATCCCGATGGTGACGGGGTCTACACCTTCTCCACCGCCCGGATCCCGGCCGGCAGCTATGAGACCAAGGTCGCGCACGGCCTGTCGTGGGACGAGAACTACGGCGCCGGCGGCGAGGCGGGCGGCGCCAACATCACCTACACCGTCTCCGCCGGCTCGGTGGTGACGTTCTCCTACGTGCTGGCCACGCATGTGTTGACGGTGTCGTCCGCGTCGTCGACCGATGCCGATCTCGGGCAGTCGAAGGCGCAGGCACTGGACACCTCGGTGGTGGCGTGGAATCTTCCCGCGACAGCCGACCAGTACCACTACCGGCTGCATTTCGCGCCGACCGGAGGACTCGGCCTGGACACCACCGCCGTCACCGGTGGCGACTCGATCGCCCTCACCCGGGACGCCGCCGGTATCGGGAAGCGACTCACCGCGCAGCACCCGGAACTGACCGCCTACGACGCCCTGCGGCTGCCGACCTGGGCCAGTCGCGACCGGCGCCTGCTCGAGCAGATCACCTCCGGTCAGGTGGTCGTTGCGGCCTACGACGATGCCGGCAAGCTCGTCGATGCGACCGGGGTGCAGCTGCCGTGGTTGCTGGACGCGCTGTATCCGTCGGCGAAGCAGGCCTTGTTGGGTCCGACCTGGCGCCTGGACCGACCGGTCCTCGCGCTCTGGGCGCCGACCGCGCAATCGGTCGAGGTGCTCCTCACGCCGCAGGGTTCGACCCGTCAATCGACCGTGTCCATGCGGCGCAATAACTCCGGCGTGTGGAGTGTCAAGGGGTCGCCGTCGTGGCGGGATGCGCGGTACCTGTTCGCCGTCACGGTGTACGTGCCGGAGACCGGGAAGGTCGAGCGGAACGTCGTCACCGATCCCTACAGCGTCGCGCTGACCACGAACTCGGCCAGCTCGGTGCTCGCTGATCTCGCGGCGCCGGCGTTGAAGCCGGCGGGATGGACCCGGTTGGTCAAACCGCAGCTCGCGCAGCCCTCCGACACCTCGGTCTACGAGCTGCAGGTCCGTGACTTCTCGATGTCCGACAGCACGGTGCCCGCCGCCGACCGCGGCACGTTCGCCGCGTTCACCCACAGTGGGAGCGCGGGCATGCAGCATCTCGCTGCGCTGTCCCGGGCCGGTCTGAACACCCTGCACCTGTTGCCGGTGTTCGACTTCGCCACCGTCGAGGAGGACCGGTCACAGCAGGCAACACCTGCCTGCGACCTGCCGGCACTCACTGCGGCCGATCCGGCCGGTGAGGACCAGCAGGCCTGTACCGCCGCGGTCGCCGAGACCGACGGCTTCAACTGGGGGTATGACCCGTGGCACTACACCGTGCCCGAAGGCTCGTACTCGACGAATCCGAACGGCTCCGCACGCACACTCCAGATGCGACAGATGGTCTCGGCCGTCAACCGCATCGGGATGCGGGTGGTGATGGATGTTGTCTACAACCACACCTCAGCCTCGGGGCAGGATCCGAAGTCGGTGCTGGACAAGGTGGTTCCCGGGTACTACCACCGACTCTCGGCCACCGGAGCGCTGGAGACGTCGACGTGCTGTGCGAACACCGCGACCGAGCACATGATGATGAACAAGCTCACGGTCGACTCCCTGGTCACCTGGGCGGTGCAGTACAAGGTCGACGGATTCCGGTTCGACCTGATGGGGCACATGCCGAAACAGACGATCCTGGACGTGCGGCACGCCCTGGACAGGCTGACCCTCGTGCGGCACGGTGTGGACGGCAAGAAGATCTACCTCTACGGCGAGGGATGGAACTTCGGTGAGGTCGCCGACGACGCCCGGTTCGTCCAGGCCACCCAGAAGAACATGGCCGGCACCGGTGTCGGCACGTTCAACGACCGGCTGCGTGACGCGGTCCGCGGCGGAGGTCCGTTCGACGAGGATCCGGGCAAGCAGGGTTTCGGTACCGGCCTGCTGACGGACCCCAACTCCAGTGGGGTCAACGGCACCGAGGCCGAGCAGCGGGCGACACTGCTCGCCGATCAGGATCGCATCAAGGTCGGACTGGTCGGCAATCTCGCCGACTACCGGCTCGTCGATGCTGCCGGAAATTCCTTGCAGGGCAAAGACATCGACTACAACGGATCACCCACCGGGTACACCGCCGAGCCCTCCGAGACGATCAACTACGTGGACGCGCACGACAACGAGACGCTGTTCGACACGCTCGCGTACAAACTGCCGACCGATACCCCGATGGTTGACCGGGTGCGGATGAACACGGTCTCGTTGGCGACCGTCACCCTGGGCCAGGGGCCGATGTTCTGGCATGCGGGAGCTGACCTGCTGCGGTCGAAATCCCTCGACCGGGACAGCTACAACTCGGGTGACTGGTTCAACCGCATCGACTGGACCGGCAAGCATTCGACGTTCGGGTCCGGGCTGCCCCCGAAGCAGGCGAACGAGGCGAAGTGGGCGTTCATGAAGCCGCTGCTGGCGGACCCGGCGCTGGTGCCGGCGCCGTCGGACATCGCCGCCGGCACGGCCCGCGCCCAAGACCTGTTGCGACTGCGGTACTCCTCGCCGCTGTTCCGGTTGCCGAACGCGGCCACCATCGAGCAGAAGGTCAGCTTCCTCACCTCGGGTCCTGACCAGGCGGCCGGCGTGATCGCCATGCAGCTCGACGACCGGGTCGGCAAGGACGTGGACCCGCG